One Candidatus Bathyarchaeota archaeon genomic region harbors:
- a CDS encoding isoleucine--tRNA ligase — protein sequence MQGVVGKAERLYDPVSKEAEILEWWDKNEIYEKVKNLRRGGLKFYFLDGPPYVTNPPHVGTAWNKFLKDVIIRYRRMRGFDVRDQPGYDCHGLPIEVKVEESLGLKSKKDIEDKIGVSEFISKCKSYAMENVEEQTRIFRDLGVWMDWADPYLTLRDGYMEAVWWTIKRAHEKNLLEKGLRVVHWCPRCETALAGYEVTDEYRDVEDHSIYVKMPVKGEAGTHILIWTTTPWTLPSNVAVMVHPDEEYVEAEAQGERYILAKVRCEPVFRGMGIPYKVVRSFRGRELEGLEYEPPLIDEVPLQRELKNAHKIVLSREYVSMGEGTGCVHSAPGHGEEDFEVGLEYGLPVVSPVDERGRFTEAAGKYSGRYVKDADREIIEDLKSKNLLLHHTKVVHSYPHCWRCKTPLIMRAAEQWFIKVTAFKERLLEENMKVTWVPEWAGSKRFADWLRGARDWVISRQRYWGVPLPIWICNECGSARVIGSIGELEASSVNHPPVTDLHRDCVDGIRLRCKCGGIMDRVPDIVDVWMDSGVASWASLEYPKEDAKFNEWWPADAVTEAHDQTRGWFYTQLITSIICFDGAPYKAVIMHGHTLDPRGQKMSKSLGNFISPHDVTSKYGRDALRLYELQSTIWEDFRFSIEKVEDAYRDLQIAWNVLSFASIYMNLDGFKPEDWPIEGLLEHMRVEDRWLLSRIERLKADVTKAMEGYEIHEAARLIRDFIVEDLSHWYIRLVRRRFWLEKESPEKLAAYKALFHALRDWISIAAPFIPFLTEAAYRSIISPAVREPPESIHMVGWPEAHLEWIDDDLEEEMAIARKVVSAVMSARQSLKLKLRQPVRELIVFTEDSKARRAIHKLIDVILEAANAKSLRCPDVKDEEAIKRVRAIPNFRSLGPLFKDKAARIGEAIRGSDGTRVLKSIREGGFYELEVEGERIRITPEMISLIEEMPEGFARGEFDGGRVYVDSRLTDDLRREGLARDVVRRIQEMRRIMDLPVDAFIDLYIIVPGEEECEWLREYTPYIAEEVRAREVTLTQEPQGRREGYFEKEWTIDGKAFHIGIRRR from the coding sequence TTGCAAGGCGTAGTCGGTAAAGCTGAGAGGCTCTACGATCCGGTCTCAAAAGAGGCTGAAATCCTGGAGTGGTGGGATAAAAACGAGATATATGAAAAGGTTAAGAACCTTCGCAGGGGAGGGTTGAAATTCTATTTTTTAGACGGCCCACCCTATGTTACGAATCCCCCCCACGTCGGGACGGCGTGGAATAAATTTCTGAAAGACGTTATAATCAGGTATAGGAGGATGCGGGGATTCGACGTAAGGGACCAGCCGGGATACGACTGCCACGGTTTACCCATCGAGGTTAAAGTGGAGGAGAGCCTCGGTCTAAAAAGCAAGAAGGATATAGAGGATAAAATAGGGGTCTCGGAGTTCATCTCCAAGTGTAAAAGTTACGCCATGGAGAATGTCGAAGAACAAACCAGGATATTCAGGGATTTAGGCGTATGGATGGATTGGGCTGATCCATATCTAACCCTGCGCGACGGGTACATGGAAGCCGTCTGGTGGACCATTAAAAGGGCGCATGAGAAAAACCTCTTGGAGAAGGGTTTAAGGGTTGTCCATTGGTGTCCTCGATGCGAGACAGCCCTAGCGGGCTATGAGGTTACCGATGAGTATAGGGATGTGGAGGACCACTCCATATACGTTAAGATGCCCGTGAAGGGCGAGGCGGGAACCCATATATTGATTTGGACGACTACCCCATGGACCCTGCCTTCGAACGTGGCTGTGATGGTCCACCCGGATGAGGAGTACGTGGAGGCCGAGGCCCAAGGAGAACGTTACATTCTGGCCAAGGTTAGATGCGAGCCGGTTTTCAGGGGGATGGGCATCCCATATAAGGTGGTGAGGAGCTTCAGAGGACGGGAGCTTGAAGGACTAGAATATGAACCCCCCTTGATAGATGAAGTGCCGCTTCAGAGAGAGCTGAAAAATGCTCATAAAATAGTTTTGAGCCGCGAATACGTATCCATGGGTGAAGGCACCGGATGCGTCCACTCCGCGCCCGGCCACGGCGAAGAGGACTTCGAAGTCGGCTTGGAGTACGGCCTGCCTGTGGTATCGCCGGTGGATGAAAGGGGGCGGTTCACGGAAGCCGCCGGTAAATACTCAGGTAGATACGTTAAGGACGCCGACCGGGAGATAATAGAGGACCTCAAAAGCAAAAATCTGCTCCTACACCACACTAAAGTAGTACACTCCTATCCTCATTGCTGGAGGTGTAAAACACCCTTAATCATGAGGGCCGCTGAGCAATGGTTCATAAAAGTAACGGCCTTCAAGGAGAGATTATTGGAGGAGAACATGAAGGTTACATGGGTACCGGAATGGGCTGGGAGCAAGAGGTTCGCTGACTGGCTGAGGGGAGCTAGGGATTGGGTCATCTCGAGGCAGAGGTACTGGGGGGTTCCCCTTCCAATATGGATATGTAACGAGTGCGGATCGGCGAGGGTTATAGGGTCGATCGGAGAGCTTGAAGCCAGCTCCGTGAACCATCCACCCGTGACGGACCTCCACAGGGACTGCGTGGACGGTATCAGGCTCAGGTGCAAGTGCGGAGGAATTATGGATAGGGTTCCGGATATAGTTGATGTATGGATGGACTCCGGGGTGGCGTCATGGGCCAGCCTCGAATACCCCAAGGAGGATGCGAAATTCAACGAATGGTGGCCCGCCGATGCTGTCACGGAGGCCCACGACCAAACCAGGGGATGGTTCTACACCCAACTCATCACCAGTATAATATGCTTCGACGGGGCGCCGTACAAAGCTGTAATTATGCACGGCCACACCCTAGACCCTAGGGGTCAGAAGATGAGTAAGTCCTTGGGGAACTTCATATCACCCCACGATGTCACATCCAAGTATGGGAGAGATGCCCTGCGCCTGTATGAGTTGCAGAGCACCATATGGGAGGATTTCAGGTTCTCAATAGAGAAAGTCGAAGATGCATATCGGGATCTCCAAATCGCATGGAACGTCCTCTCCTTCGCAAGCATATACATGAACTTGGACGGCTTCAAGCCTGAGGATTGGCCCATAGAAGGCTTACTTGAACATATGCGCGTCGAGGATAGGTGGCTCCTGTCTAGGATAGAGAGGCTTAAGGCCGATGTAACTAAGGCCATGGAGGGCTACGAGATCCATGAGGCGGCGCGGCTCATAAGGGACTTCATAGTGGAGGATCTAAGCCACTGGTACATCCGCCTGGTTAGAAGACGTTTCTGGCTCGAGAAGGAGAGCCCCGAAAAACTCGCAGCCTATAAAGCGCTCTTTCACGCGTTAAGGGACTGGATCTCCATAGCTGCTCCATTCATCCCTTTCCTGACTGAGGCTGCATATAGGTCCATAATATCCCCCGCCGTGAGGGAGCCCCCGGAGAGCATTCACATGGTTGGATGGCCTGAAGCCCATCTCGAATGGATAGACGACGACCTGGAGGAGGAGATGGCCATCGCCAGGAAAGTGGTATCGGCTGTCATGAGCGCGAGGCAAAGCCTCAAATTAAAGTTGAGGCAGCCCGTTAGGGAACTCATAGTCTTCACCGAAGATTCCAAAGCGAGGAGGGCTATACACAAACTTATAGATGTGATACTTGAAGCTGCAAATGCTAAGTCCCTTAGATGCCCCGACGTTAAGGATGAGGAGGCCATAAAAAGGGTGAGGGCCATCCCTAACTTCAGATCCCTAGGACCCCTCTTTAAGGATAAAGCCGCTAGGATAGGCGAGGCCATTAGGGGATCCGACGGAACACGGGTTCTAAAGAGCATAAGGGAGGGGGGATTCTACGAATTAGAGGTTGAGGGGGAGCGGATCCGTATAACTCCAGAGATGATCAGCTTGATAGAGGAGATGCCCGAGGGATTCGCCAGGGGGGAGTTCGATGGGGGGAGAGTTTACGTGGACAGCAGATTAACCGATGATCTTAGACGTGAAGGGTTAGCTAGAGATGTTGTGAGGCGCATCCAGGAGATGAGGCGGATCATGGATCTACCGGTAGATGCATTCATAGATCTCTACATAATCGTGCCCGGCGAGGAGGAGTGCGAATGGCTTAGAGAATACACGCCGTATATAGCCGAGGAGGTTAGGGCGCGGGAGGTGACCTTAACCCAGGAGCCCCAGGGGAGGAGGGAAGGATATTTCGAGAAGGAATGGACGATAGATGGGAAGGCTTTCCATATAGGGATCAGAAGGAGATGA